The following proteins are co-located in the Microbacterium sp. Clip185 genome:
- a CDS encoding nitroreductase family protein: protein MTTGARDAMRVRRSWSKVTDEAPTHDELVDMVAAAGRVADHSSLRPWRLIELRGEDRERLGRAIHKAEKKDGASTKPLRAPLLIAVVARIRKDKVPEWEQEAVASGVAHMLSLALDEAGWGVIWRTGSYTRSKAVAKVHGLSKNERLLGWLYVGGKPGLSREARIKQVDGAAFLSSLPR from the coding sequence ATGACCACCGGCGCACGCGACGCGATGCGCGTGCGCCGATCGTGGTCGAAAGTGACCGACGAGGCGCCGACGCACGACGAGCTCGTCGACATGGTCGCTGCCGCGGGACGGGTGGCCGACCACTCGTCGCTGCGGCCGTGGCGGCTGATCGAGCTGCGCGGGGAGGACCGCGAGCGCCTCGGGCGCGCGATCCACAAGGCGGAGAAGAAAGACGGAGCGTCGACCAAGCCGCTGCGTGCCCCACTGCTGATCGCGGTCGTCGCCCGCATCCGGAAGGACAAGGTGCCGGAGTGGGAGCAGGAGGCGGTCGCGTCCGGCGTCGCACACATGCTGAGCCTTGCTCTCGATGAGGCCGGCTGGGGTGTCATCTGGCGCACCGGGAGCTATACCCGGAGCAAGGCCGTCGCCAAGGTGCACGGACTGAGCAAGAACGAGCGCCTGTTGGGCTGGCTGTATGTCGGGGGCAAGCCCGGCCTCTCCCGTGAGGCGCGGATCAAGCAGGTCGACGGCGCCGCGTTCCTCAGCAGTCTCCCGCGCTGA
- a CDS encoding WXG100 family type VII secretion target, translating to MATFAVDSDQVAAATITIRGTIDRLQGESTALLAQLGALQSSWTGAASGMFQGTIEQWRAAQRTVEDALASIHVALGVAAQHYTEAEQANMTLFR from the coding sequence ATGGCGACCTTCGCCGTAGACAGCGACCAAGTCGCTGCAGCGACCATCACGATCCGTGGCACCATCGACCGGCTGCAGGGAGAGTCCACAGCGCTGCTCGCGCAGCTCGGCGCGCTCCAGAGCTCGTGGACCGGCGCCGCATCCGGCATGTTCCAGGGCACGATCGAGCAGTGGCGTGCCGCCCAGCGCACCGTGGAGGACGCCCTCGCGAGCATCCACGTGGCGCTCGGTGTGGCCGCGCAGCACTACACAGAGGCAGAACAGGCCAACATGACGCTGTTCCGCTGA
- a CDS encoding sensor histidine kinase: MTVAVLVVGLLAAGLGTMVFLRTTLLTNLDQNLKQVAQSAIASALVEATIDSDGNLEFAPRDEAGGTPYTVALYACTAQGTRLAVAGGQDASTTPVLPETYPCDRAYIDQDTVTTLDGSDNSHFRATVIVTPVEGTNATVVQLVAVPTGPTERIVATYLGIYAILALVIVIASAFLVRWVVTLTFRSLGQVERTADAIAGGDFSQRMTDIEPDTTEVGRLKRAINTMLGRVDAAISQRDATVRQMRRFIGDASHELRTPLVTVRGYAELYRMGAIPDADATAQAMERIEKEAMRMTSMVEDLLALARLDEKRDLVLSPVDLRPIARDAALDVGASAPQRTVSVIDTTSAAPAPLRTPPVSASRQAPADVPPRRRGAVPTAAITLAARLRRRSRDGGGDTGEVHPLPVAFHPRTPMMPPVVMGEENRIRQVVANLLGNAQRFSAPDSPIELRVGTDLETRMGWIDVIDHGEGIPEQIRTQIFQRFWRADTSRARETGGSGLGLSIVASIVESLQGTVEVRDSEGGGATFRVSLPLAVDQDASAHLLIDTQPLERLPDLPLS; the protein is encoded by the coding sequence GTGACCGTGGCGGTCCTCGTCGTCGGGCTGCTCGCGGCGGGCCTGGGAACCATGGTGTTCCTGCGCACGACGCTGCTGACGAACCTCGACCAGAACCTCAAGCAGGTCGCCCAGTCGGCGATCGCGAGCGCGCTGGTGGAAGCCACGATCGACTCCGACGGCAATCTCGAGTTCGCGCCGCGGGATGAAGCCGGCGGCACCCCTTACACGGTGGCGCTCTACGCCTGCACGGCGCAGGGCACGCGGCTCGCGGTCGCGGGCGGCCAGGATGCGTCCACGACGCCGGTGCTTCCCGAGACATACCCCTGTGACCGCGCCTACATCGACCAGGACACCGTCACAACCCTCGACGGCAGCGACAACTCGCACTTCCGCGCCACGGTGATCGTGACGCCCGTCGAGGGCACCAACGCGACCGTCGTGCAGCTGGTGGCGGTGCCCACCGGGCCGACGGAGCGGATCGTCGCCACCTATCTCGGGATCTACGCGATTCTGGCGCTGGTCATCGTGATCGCGAGCGCCTTCCTCGTGCGTTGGGTCGTGACCCTCACCTTCCGCAGCCTCGGGCAGGTGGAGCGCACGGCCGACGCGATCGCCGGCGGCGATTTCAGTCAGCGGATGACCGACATCGAGCCCGACACCACCGAGGTCGGCCGCCTCAAGCGGGCCATCAACACGATGCTCGGCCGCGTCGACGCCGCGATCTCGCAGCGCGACGCCACCGTGCGCCAGATGCGCCGGTTCATCGGCGATGCGAGTCACGAGCTGCGCACGCCTCTCGTGACCGTGCGCGGCTACGCGGAGCTCTACCGGATGGGCGCAATCCCGGATGCGGACGCCACCGCGCAGGCCATGGAGCGCATCGAGAAGGAGGCCATGCGCATGACCTCCATGGTCGAGGATCTCCTGGCCCTCGCACGCCTCGACGAGAAGCGCGACCTCGTGCTCTCCCCCGTCGATCTGCGTCCCATCGCCCGCGACGCGGCACTGGATGTCGGAGCCTCGGCCCCGCAGCGCACGGTCAGCGTGATCGACACGACCTCGGCCGCCCCCGCGCCCTTGCGGACGCCCCCGGTCTCGGCCTCACGGCAGGCACCCGCAGATGTGCCGCCGCGGCGGCGCGGCGCCGTTCCCACGGCCGCGATCACCCTGGCTGCGCGCCTGCGACGACGCTCGCGCGACGGCGGTGGCGACACCGGTGAGGTGCATCCGCTGCCGGTGGCCTTCCATCCGCGCACGCCGATGATGCCGCCGGTCGTCATGGGCGAGGAGAACCGCATCCGTCAGGTCGTCGCGAACCTGCTGGGCAACGCGCAGCGCTTCTCCGCGCCGGACTCCCCCATCGAGCTGCGCGTGGGCACGGATCTCGAGACCCGCATGGGGTGGATCGACGTGATCGATCACGGCGAAGGTATTCCGGAGCAGATCCGCACGCAGATCTTCCAGCGGTTCTGGCGCGCCGACACCTCGCGCGCCCGGGAGACGGGCGGATCGGGGCTCGGTCTGTCGATCGTCGCCTCCATCGTGGAGTCGCTGCAAGGCACCGTCGAGGTGCGCGACTCCGAGGGCGGCGGCGCGACCTTCCGGGTCTCGCTCCCCCTCGCCGTCGATCAGGATGCGTCCGCACACCTGCTGATCGACACGCAGCCGCTGGAGCGGCTGCCGGATCTTCCGCTGTCCTGA
- a CDS encoding DUF7882 family protein, whose amino-acid sequence MGKLYYANATDPIEMSDRLLAHVKVVATTKLRRQESFTINLRAAAGRETLWIHSSIPLRFVFSSAEPEALNPGFLQSLAEAASSTAGLTVDIDEEVPAAQQQPRRRAA is encoded by the coding sequence ATGGGAAAGCTCTACTACGCAAACGCCACCGACCCGATCGAGATGAGCGATCGTCTGCTCGCCCACGTCAAAGTGGTCGCCACGACCAAGCTGCGACGCCAGGAGTCGTTCACGATCAACCTCCGCGCAGCGGCGGGACGAGAGACGTTGTGGATCCACTCCTCGATTCCGCTGCGGTTCGTCTTCTCATCCGCCGAGCCCGAGGCGCTCAACCCCGGATTCCTCCAGTCGCTCGCCGAGGCTGCCAGCTCGACGGCGGGACTCACGGTGGACATCGACGAAGAGGTCCCGGCAGCCCAGCAGCAGCCACGCCGGCGCGCGGCATGA
- a CDS encoding cold-shock protein has product MAQGTVKWFNAEKGYGFITSGDGEDVFVHYSNIDMTGFRVLEEGQAVEFTVGSGQKGPQAESVRIVA; this is encoded by the coding sequence ATGGCCCAGGGCACCGTCAAATGGTTCAACGCCGAGAAGGGGTATGGATTCATCACCTCCGGCGACGGTGAGGACGTCTTCGTCCACTACTCGAACATCGACATGACCGGATTCCGCGTCCTCGAAGAAGGGCAGGCCGTGGAGTTCACGGTCGGCAGCGGACAGAAGGGTCCGCAGGCCGAGTCGGTTCGCATCGTCGCCTGA
- a CDS encoding DsbA family protein: MSSDDSSNVPAPSDRREAVREKAQRVRQRHARVGRLRLAALSISGVAVVGAVVAAVVFAVSSSTSAPQLQPSGAVDGGFAVASVSGVSVLGGSVDEPAPSESSAPQGDATPTPVPTNRSSVDIRVYVDYLAPGAKQFETANAPQLSSWVTEGAATLSYHPVAMLTAKSNGTKYSLRAAGAAACVATYSPDTVFAFNHQLLLQQPEATSDGLSDDTLADVAQAAGASDPRQVRSCIENGEFMAWAKTATDAAVAGIPGTDGLTLTSTPMIFVNGELYQGALDDPKEFAQFVLTTASDAYYRTASPTPTPTPTS; encoded by the coding sequence ATGTCGAGCGACGACTCATCGAACGTCCCGGCGCCGAGCGACCGCCGCGAGGCGGTGCGCGAGAAGGCGCAGCGAGTGCGGCAGCGCCACGCGCGTGTCGGTCGACTTCGCCTGGCTGCTCTCTCGATCAGCGGTGTGGCGGTCGTCGGTGCCGTGGTCGCCGCTGTGGTGTTCGCGGTGAGTTCCTCGACCTCCGCTCCTCAGCTCCAGCCGAGCGGTGCGGTCGACGGAGGCTTCGCGGTCGCATCCGTCTCGGGTGTGTCGGTGCTCGGCGGCTCGGTGGACGAGCCTGCTCCGTCCGAATCCTCGGCGCCGCAGGGTGACGCGACTCCTACGCCGGTTCCGACCAACCGGTCCTCCGTCGACATCCGCGTGTACGTGGACTACCTCGCCCCCGGGGCGAAGCAGTTCGAGACGGCGAACGCGCCCCAGCTCTCCTCGTGGGTGACGGAGGGGGCAGCGACGCTCTCGTACCACCCCGTCGCCATGCTCACGGCCAAGTCGAACGGCACGAAGTACTCGCTGCGTGCGGCGGGTGCGGCCGCCTGCGTGGCGACCTACTCGCCCGACACGGTTTTCGCGTTCAACCACCAGCTGCTCCTGCAGCAGCCGGAGGCCACATCCGACGGACTGAGCGACGACACGCTCGCCGACGTGGCCCAGGCGGCCGGCGCCTCCGATCCGCGTCAGGTGCGCTCCTGCATCGAGAACGGCGAGTTCATGGCGTGGGCCAAGACCGCGACCGATGCGGCCGTCGCAGGCATCCCGGGTACCGACGGTCTCACCTTGACCAGCACGCCCATGATCTTCGTGAACGGCGAGCTCTACCAGGGTGCGCTGGATGACCCGAAGGAGTTCGCGCAGTTCGTGCTCACCACGGCGAGCGACGCGTACTACCGCACCGCGAGCCCGACTCCCACGCCCACGCCCACGTCGTAA
- a CDS encoding DUF3263 domain-containing protein, with protein MPVRDSASDALSERDTQLLAFEARWLAHTDAKEEAIRVELQLAPARYYQLLGRLVDSQAALAHDPLLVGRLRRIRDERRRERSTARRGA; from the coding sequence GTGCCCGTGCGCGACTCCGCATCCGACGCTCTGAGCGAGCGGGATACCCAGCTGCTCGCCTTCGAGGCGCGCTGGCTCGCGCACACCGATGCCAAGGAGGAGGCGATCCGCGTCGAGCTCCAGCTCGCACCGGCGCGTTACTACCAGCTGCTGGGGCGACTGGTCGACTCGCAAGCCGCCCTGGCGCACGATCCGCTCCTGGTAGGTCGCCTGCGTCGCATCCGTGACGAGCGTCGGCGTGAGCGCTCGACGGCCCGGCGCGGCGCCTGA
- a CDS encoding DUF2332 domain-containing protein, producing the protein MSELEAVIARYRRFAEEEAPGRSSLYERWAQSVWTTPELATVLARIPATHRQPPLVFAVSRLLGASEAEHADWGAWVLAHADALVSESAARSVQTNEPGRCAALLPALSQIEGPIALLEIGASAGLCLYPDRYSYRYDADAGRTRRLDPTAGPAAVVLTSTWSGPETELRMPTVVWRAGIDLHPLDARSAEDRRWLTGLVWPGEEGRRERIEAALDIAAEEPPILRAADAAAQGVIAELAMAAPPDATLVVTTPGVLAHVPRDGRRRIIDAARASGRWITIDAPGLHDGWSAPIEAAAWPKDRFALALDGEVLAAVDPLGAAVEWRPDAAGMLG; encoded by the coding sequence GTGAGCGAACTCGAGGCCGTCATCGCGCGCTACCGGCGCTTCGCCGAAGAAGAGGCGCCGGGTCGCAGCAGTCTCTACGAGAGGTGGGCGCAGTCGGTGTGGACCACGCCGGAACTCGCCACGGTCCTTGCGCGGATACCGGCGACCCACCGGCAGCCGCCCCTCGTGTTCGCCGTCAGCAGGCTCCTGGGGGCGTCGGAGGCGGAGCATGCGGACTGGGGGGCGTGGGTGCTCGCGCACGCCGACGCCCTCGTATCGGAGTCCGCGGCGCGCTCCGTGCAGACGAACGAGCCCGGGCGCTGCGCGGCGCTGCTTCCCGCGCTCTCGCAGATCGAGGGTCCTATCGCGCTGCTCGAGATCGGCGCCAGTGCCGGCCTGTGCCTCTATCCGGATCGCTACTCCTATCGCTACGACGCGGATGCGGGACGAACACGAAGGCTCGATCCGACCGCCGGCCCCGCTGCGGTCGTCCTCACATCCACGTGGAGTGGTCCGGAGACGGAGCTGCGCATGCCGACGGTCGTGTGGCGGGCGGGCATCGACCTGCATCCGCTCGACGCCCGCTCCGCCGAGGATCGCCGGTGGCTGACGGGGCTTGTGTGGCCGGGGGAGGAGGGGCGCCGGGAGCGTATCGAGGCCGCCCTCGATATCGCTGCCGAGGAGCCGCCGATTCTGCGAGCGGCGGATGCGGCGGCGCAGGGCGTCATCGCGGAGCTTGCGATGGCCGCCCCGCCCGACGCGACCCTCGTGGTCACGACGCCGGGCGTGCTCGCCCATGTTCCCAGGGACGGGCGGCGACGCATCATCGATGCGGCTCGGGCATCAGGACGCTGGATCACGATCGACGCACCGGGATTGCACGACGGTTGGAGCGCGCCGATCGAAGCGGCCGCCTGGCCGAAGGATCGCTTCGCGCTGGCGCTGGATGGCGAGGTGCTCGCCGCGGTCGACCCGTTGGGCGCGGCTGTGGAGTGGCGTCCGGATGCGGCGGGCATGCTCGGTTAG
- a CDS encoding LytR C-terminal domain-containing protein, translating to MSRTPQPRDRFDDLPNTSGRVGAHRAENPRMRAGVVTLWAIVVTIVLIAAGIFGSLVLSGRIVLVPSPTPTPTPTPEVTPVVDMSFSVLVLNATPETGLATTMKDELIAKGWSADLVNASSASATDFAQTTVYYAFPGDEAAAKGLAELIGGADVAQSTTYQPTDDAGTADVDESQAKQLTIVIGLDRTAAGAPSPTPTS from the coding sequence GTGTCCCGAACTCCGCAGCCCCGCGACCGCTTCGACGACCTGCCGAACACCTCGGGGCGTGTAGGAGCGCACCGCGCCGAGAACCCGCGCATGCGGGCGGGAGTCGTCACACTGTGGGCGATCGTCGTGACCATCGTCCTCATCGCCGCGGGGATCTTCGGGAGCCTGGTGCTCTCCGGGCGCATCGTGCTGGTGCCCTCGCCGACTCCCACGCCCACGCCGACGCCGGAGGTGACGCCGGTCGTCGACATGTCCTTCTCCGTTCTGGTGCTCAACGCGACGCCGGAGACAGGGCTGGCAACCACCATGAAGGACGAGCTCATCGCGAAGGGCTGGAGTGCAGACCTCGTCAACGCGAGCAGTGCCAGCGCCACCGATTTCGCCCAGACGACGGTCTACTACGCCTTCCCGGGCGACGAGGCGGCAGCGAAGGGGCTCGCCGAACTCATCGGCGGAGCGGACGTCGCCCAGAGCACCACGTACCAGCCGACCGACGACGCCGGCACGGCCGATGTGGACGAGTCACAGGCCAAGCAACTGACGATCGTGATCGGGCTCGATCGCACCGCCGCCGGTGCGCCCAGCCCCACTCCTACCTCCTGA
- a CDS encoding MarR family winged helix-turn-helix transcriptional regulator, with amino-acid sequence MSDRAMYWYDANDVRQQAGRRVLEALRTYRASEMAMRRRTQESMGMGENDLLVLQYLMRQTKQGREVSPVDIGRYLGVSTPSVTGILDRLERSGHLRRKPHPKDRRRLLVETTDLAHVEVRRTLDGMHARMMAAVRSLDPDDAAAIVGFLHAMTEAVDAVDSAVASSAASA; translated from the coding sequence ATGAGCGACCGCGCGATGTACTGGTACGACGCGAATGACGTGCGCCAGCAAGCCGGCCGGCGCGTGCTCGAAGCGCTGCGCACCTATCGCGCCTCCGAGATGGCGATGCGGCGTCGGACACAGGAGTCCATGGGGATGGGGGAGAACGACCTTCTCGTGCTGCAGTACCTGATGCGCCAGACGAAGCAGGGTAGAGAAGTATCGCCCGTCGACATCGGTCGCTACCTCGGTGTCTCCACACCGTCGGTCACGGGCATTCTCGATCGGCTCGAGCGCAGTGGGCATCTGCGCCGCAAGCCGCACCCCAAGGATCGTCGCCGCCTGCTCGTCGAGACCACCGATCTCGCCCACGTCGAGGTGCGTCGCACGCTCGACGGCATGCACGCGCGGATGATGGCTGCCGTGCGCTCCCTCGACCCGGATGATGCGGCCGCCATCGTCGGGTTTCTTCACGCGATGACCGAAGCGGTGGACGCGGTCGATTCTGCCGTTGCGAGCAGCGCCGCCTCCGCCTGA
- the msrB gene encoding peptide-methionine (R)-S-oxide reductase MsrB — MSYAVNKSEEQWREELGADKYAVLREAATERAWTGELLDESRAGLYACAACGAELFQSGTKFDSHCGWPSFYESVRPEAVELIEDNSHGMVRTEVRCASCGSHLGHVFPDGFGTPTGDRYCMNSIALEFTPEAGE, encoded by the coding sequence ATGAGCTACGCAGTGAACAAGTCCGAGGAGCAGTGGCGCGAGGAGCTCGGAGCGGACAAGTACGCGGTCTTGCGTGAGGCCGCGACGGAGCGTGCGTGGACGGGCGAACTGCTCGATGAGTCACGCGCGGGTCTTTACGCGTGTGCCGCGTGCGGTGCCGAGCTGTTCCAGAGCGGAACGAAGTTCGATTCGCACTGCGGCTGGCCGAGCTTCTACGAGTCGGTCCGCCCGGAGGCAGTGGAGCTGATCGAGGACAACAGTCACGGGATGGTGCGTACCGAGGTGCGCTGCGCCTCCTGCGGCTCCCACCTGGGCCACGTGTTCCCGGATGGCTTCGGCACGCCCACCGGCGATCGGTACTGCATGAACTCGATCGCTCTCGAGTTCACCCCGGAGGCCGGCGAATGA
- the groL gene encoding chaperonin GroEL (60 kDa chaperone family; promotes refolding of misfolded polypeptides especially under stressful conditions; forms two stacked rings of heptamers to form a barrel-shaped 14mer; ends can be capped by GroES; misfolded proteins enter the barrel where they are refolded when GroES binds): MAKIIAFDEEARRGLERGLNILADAVKVTLGPRGRNVVLEKKWGAPTITNDGVSIAKEIELDDPYEKIGAELVKEVAKKTDDVAGDGTTTATVLAQALVREGLRNVAAGADPISLKKGIEKAVAAVTEALLADAKEIESKEQIAATASISAADPAIGELIAEAIDKVGKEGVVTVEESNTFGTELELTEGMRFDKGYLNPYFVTDPERQEAVFEDPYILIANQKISNIKDLLPIVDKVIQDGKELLIIAEDVEGEALATLVLNKIRGIFKSAAVKAPGFGDRRKAQLQDIAILTGGQVITEEVGLKLENATLDLLGRARKVIITKDETTIVEGAGDSAQIEGRVTQIRREIDNTDSDYDREKLQERLAKLAGGVAVIKAGAATEVELKERKHRIEDAVRNAKAAVEEGVVAGGGVALIQAGKTAFQGLTLSGDEATGANIVRVAIEAPLKQIALNAGLEPGVVANKVADLPVGHGLNAATGEYGDLFAQGIIDPAKVTRSALQNAASIAGLFLTTEAVVADKPEKAAAAPADPSGGMDF; the protein is encoded by the coding sequence ATGGCAAAGATCATCGCTTTCGATGAGGAGGCCCGTCGTGGCCTCGAGCGCGGCCTGAACATCCTGGCCGACGCCGTCAAGGTGACCCTGGGTCCCCGTGGCCGCAACGTCGTCCTCGAGAAGAAGTGGGGCGCACCCACGATCACGAACGACGGTGTCTCCATCGCCAAGGAGATCGAGCTCGACGACCCGTACGAGAAGATCGGCGCGGAGCTCGTCAAGGAGGTCGCGAAGAAGACCGATGACGTCGCCGGTGACGGAACCACGACGGCAACGGTCCTCGCACAGGCGCTCGTGCGCGAGGGGCTGCGCAACGTCGCCGCCGGTGCCGACCCCATCTCGCTCAAGAAGGGCATCGAGAAGGCTGTCGCCGCGGTGACCGAGGCGCTGCTGGCCGACGCCAAGGAGATCGAGTCCAAGGAGCAGATCGCCGCCACCGCGTCGATCTCCGCCGCTGACCCCGCGATCGGTGAGCTCATCGCCGAGGCGATCGACAAGGTCGGCAAGGAGGGCGTGGTCACCGTCGAGGAGTCCAACACCTTCGGCACCGAGCTCGAGCTCACCGAGGGTATGCGCTTCGACAAGGGCTACCTGAACCCCTACTTCGTGACCGACCCGGAGCGTCAGGAAGCGGTCTTCGAAGACCCCTACATCCTGATCGCCAACCAGAAGATCTCGAACATCAAGGATCTCCTGCCGATCGTCGACAAGGTGATCCAGGACGGCAAGGAGCTCCTCATCATCGCCGAGGACGTCGAGGGCGAAGCTCTCGCGACCCTGGTGCTGAACAAGATCCGCGGCATCTTCAAGTCGGCCGCCGTCAAGGCTCCCGGCTTCGGCGACCGCCGCAAGGCCCAGCTGCAGGACATCGCGATCCTCACGGGTGGACAGGTCATCACCGAGGAGGTCGGTCTCAAGCTCGAGAACGCCACCCTCGACCTGCTCGGCCGTGCCCGCAAGGTCATCATCACCAAGGATGAGACCACGATCGTCGAGGGTGCCGGCGACTCCGCTCAGATCGAGGGTCGCGTGACCCAGATCCGTCGCGAGATCGACAACACGGACAGCGACTACGACCGCGAGAAGCTCCAGGAGCGCCTCGCCAAGCTCGCCGGCGGCGTCGCCGTCATCAAGGCGGGCGCGGCCACCGAGGTCGAGCTCAAGGAGCGCAAGCACCGCATCGAGGACGCCGTCCGCAACGCCAAGGCAGCGGTCGAGGAGGGTGTGGTCGCCGGTGGTGGCGTCGCGCTCATCCAGGCCGGCAAGACCGCGTTCCAGGGTCTGACGCTGTCGGGCGACGAGGCGACGGGTGCGAACATCGTCCGTGTCGCCATCGAGGCTCCGCTGAAGCAGATCGCCCTCAACGCCGGTCTCGAGCCCGGTGTCGTCGCCAACAAGGTGGCGGACCTGCCCGTCGGTCACGGTCTGAACGCCGCGACCGGTGAGTACGGCGACCTCTTCGCGCAGGGCATCATCGACCCCGCCAAGGTCACCCGCTCGGCGCTGCAGAACGCCGCGTCGATCGCCGGTCTGTTCCTGACCACCGAGGCCGTCGTCGCCGACAAGCCGGAGAAGGCTGCCGCCGCTCCCGCTGACCCGTCGGGCGGCATGGACTTCTGA
- a CDS encoding response regulator transcription factor has translation MTAPRILVVDDEPNIRDLLITSLKFAGFQVRAVSNGAQTISAVLEEEPDLIVLDVMLPDMNGFSVTKRLREAGYTAPILFLTAKDDTEDKITGLNAGGDDYVTKPFSLDEIVARIQAILRRTMQADEESVIRAGEITMDQDTHDVYVGDAQIELSPTEFKLLRYLMLNPNRVLSKAQILDHVWEYDFNGDAGIVESYISYLRRKIDPHSSEPLIQTKRGFGYMLKTKS, from the coding sequence ATGACCGCACCGCGCATCCTCGTCGTCGACGACGAACCGAACATCCGCGACCTGCTCATCACGAGTCTGAAGTTCGCCGGTTTCCAGGTTCGCGCCGTCTCCAACGGGGCACAGACGATCTCGGCCGTCCTCGAGGAGGAGCCGGATCTCATCGTGCTCGACGTCATGCTGCCCGACATGAACGGCTTCAGCGTGACCAAGCGCCTCCGCGAGGCCGGATACACCGCTCCGATCCTGTTCCTCACCGCGAAGGACGACACGGAGGACAAGATCACCGGGCTGAACGCCGGTGGCGACGACTACGTCACCAAGCCGTTCTCGCTCGATGAGATCGTCGCCCGCATCCAGGCGATCCTGCGCCGCACGATGCAGGCGGACGAGGAGTCCGTCATCCGTGCGGGCGAGATCACCATGGACCAGGACACCCACGACGTGTACGTGGGTGACGCGCAGATCGAGCTGAGCCCCACCGAGTTCAAGCTGCTGCGCTACCTCATGCTCAACCCGAACCGGGTGCTGTCCAAGGCGCAGATCCTCGATCACGTCTGGGAGTACGACTTCAACGGCGACGCGGGCATCGTCGAGAGCTACATCTCGTACCTGCGTCGCAAGATCGACCCGCACTCCTCCGAGCCTCTCATCCAGACCAAGCGCGGCTTCGGCTACATGCTGAAGACCAAGTCCTGA
- a CDS encoding DMT family transporter, with translation MTSPHPRRLPRPIAVAGAVLVGVLTATQAQINGALGAAIGDALTAAAISFGSGFVILLALSALLAGGRAGIARLIAGVRERRIPVWMILGGAAGAFTVFTQGLAVAAIGVAAFTVGVVAGQTVNGVVLDRVGYGPAGVVGVTIGRLAGALLVVAAVVVSLVGEGAASVPVWLLVLPLLAGAGIAWQQATNGRLRNEVGSPLTATLVNFAGGTVLLTAAAAVQLVLAGTRRLPTEPWLYVGGAIGVVYIFLSAALVRHTGVLQLGLGSVVGLLGASVVIDALFPGHAGPPIEVALIAVVVAVVGVVVATVPRWRRR, from the coding sequence GTGACTTCGCCCCACCCACGACGCCTTCCCCGACCGATCGCCGTGGCCGGTGCCGTTCTCGTCGGCGTGCTGACGGCGACGCAGGCGCAGATCAATGGCGCACTCGGTGCGGCCATCGGCGATGCGTTGACGGCAGCCGCCATCTCGTTCGGATCGGGTTTCGTCATCCTGCTCGCCCTCAGCGCGCTGCTGGCGGGCGGTCGTGCGGGAATCGCCCGCCTGATCGCGGGCGTTCGTGAGCGCCGCATCCCGGTGTGGATGATCCTCGGCGGCGCCGCGGGCGCGTTCACCGTCTTCACGCAGGGACTCGCGGTCGCGGCGATCGGCGTCGCGGCCTTCACCGTCGGCGTGGTCGCGGGCCAGACCGTCAACGGCGTCGTCCTCGATCGGGTCGGCTACGGCCCCGCCGGCGTCGTCGGCGTCACGATAGGACGCCTTGCCGGGGCTCTGCTCGTCGTTGCGGCGGTCGTCGTCTCACTGGTGGGCGAGGGAGCGGCATCCGTTCCCGTCTGGCTGCTCGTGCTTCCCCTGCTCGCGGGAGCGGGAATCGCCTGGCAGCAGGCCACGAACGGGCGGCTGCGCAACGAGGTGGGCAGTCCGCTGACGGCCACACTCGTGAACTTCGCCGGTGGCACCGTGCTCCTGACGGCTGCGGCCGCCGTGCAGCTCGTGCTTGCAGGAACGCGTCGATTGCCGACCGAGCCCTGGCTCTACGTGGGCGGCGCCATCGGCGTCGTCTACATCTTCCTGTCGGCAGCGCTCGTGCGGCACACCGGTGTGTTGCAGCTGGGGCTCGGCTCGGTGGTCGGCCTTCTCGGAGCCTCGGTCGTCATCGATGCGCTCTTTCCCGGCCATGCCGGGCCGCCCATCGAGGTGGCGCTCATCGCCGTGGTCGTCGCCGTCGTCGGCGTCGTCGTGGCGACCGTCCCCCGGTGGCGACGGCGGTGA